In the genome of Silurus meridionalis isolate SWU-2019-XX chromosome 17, ASM1480568v1, whole genome shotgun sequence, the window ATTTTTCTGGTGTCATGTGATTTTAGATCTAATGTATTATCGATTCTTCTAGTAGAGTGGGATAGCAGACCTCAACCTTCTCACTGAGGATTACCTACAAATTTGCCTGAATAACAAACAGGTGCAGTTTCAAAATTTTCAAggacaaaccaaacaaaacggTTTTGCCAGATTAAAAACGTGTGCTTTAATACACAATCAGCCATAAAAAGAGTTAAATTTCTCCATGCTATAAAGGAGAAAGAGCTTCTTGCGGATGGTGTGTGCTACCATACACACATTAACTATGCAGCTCTTTCATAGGGTGCCATTATTTTTACACCACTCTGTATATACAATGGCAGGATCTCACGAATAGTTTTGagcagtgctcgaattgagtcaagtcttatggggtccccagttgttgtgtaattcatatactttttactgaaataatcttggggaccccTAAATCTATTGTTTACTTGTCTTgggggtccctaatgccttatCGGGGGTCCCGGATCAATTTGTGCACTGGTTTTCAAGCCGAGGTCCTGAAACCAGGAATGAAACAAAGGATCAAAAGAATTTACCCTGACTGGATATTTagagatttcttttctttttttttgtttcttaataaatttttgtgtaaatgttcctataaataaattatgaataaacGTGTTCATATCCAGTGTGAGAAATAATATATCAATAATCTCATATCAAGAACCTCAGAAAGGCAGAACAGACTGTGGCAGTAAAGGAgaagcataaacacacacacacacacacacacacacacacacacacacacacacacacacacacacaaacgaacTACACAACTAGTGTGTTTAACACTagcatacagacacacagatcATCTGCTGGCTTGCGTGTCGTCGGCGGCCGGAGTGGGAGTGTTTGttgcgggtgtgtgtgtgtggacgtgtCCCTCAGGCTGGACGTTCTGGACGGTTTCCACCAAACTCCCGCTGGGGAGAACCACGTAACGGGCCGAGACACTCCGTGGCTCCTTCAGGCCTTCTTTACTGTGCCAGATACCGTAACCGAAATACACAATCagccctgagagagagagagagagagagagagagagagagagagagagagagatagagagataaagGGATAGAGGTAAAAAGGGGGAGAGATGgaaggagagggagaaagagcgAAAGATGGGAAGAGAAAGATGGGAAGAATTTGGAACAGTGAGAAAGGtagtgaagaaaaaagacagaaagaaggatggagaaggagagaaagaatgagagagagcgagaggaaggaaaagcataaaaaagaaaGTCAAGCCTTCTTTGAGAAAAACATTAAGCAAAGTCTGCACAAagacacctgtgtgtgtgtgtgtgtgtgtgtgtgtgtgtgtgtgtgtgtgtgtttaaacttcACACTGAGGTTAACTGGATTTGAAGCTGATCCTCTTCCCTCACTTCTTTTTGTTCTGTAATAAATGAACTCTATCAGTCTCTGTGTTTGGTCGGGTTTCTGTACCGTCCTCATTACACTCCTGTTAACTTCCTCTTCCCGTTTTCTGTTAGTTGAATTCCTGCTGCAATCACGTCCACATCGTTACTGTGCTCATTGATGAAAGATTGAGTCGACATCACTGTAAATATCAGGAGGAATAAAGACCTTTTTACGCTTGTTGTTGAAAATGGGGGTGAGGCTGAAGCACAaacatgagaaagaaaagaactgGAGAACAGAATTACGTTCTCTGTTAATCAGGATCATCTCAGAGTGTGTAAGAAGTGTCCATATGAGCCGTCTTCAGCTTTCTGACCGTGTGTGAACAAGATGacgtgtagtgtgtgtgtgtgtgtgtgtgtgtgtgtgtgtgtgtgtgtgtgtgtgtgtgtgtgtgtgtgttgtctttttGCCTGTTTATGTAGCAGGTGGAGTCCTGCAGTTAAACACACAGCTGAAGGAGGGGTCTAGTTagtttactctgtgtgtgtctgtgaatgtGTAACCTTGTTTAAAGGTTATGGACGTGtactgcatatgtgtgtgtgtgtgtgtgtgtgtgtgtgtgtgtgtgtgtgtgtgtgtgtgtgtgtgtacctgcagcTACCCAGATGGTGAATCGGAGCCAGGTGAGTGGACTGAGCTTCATCATGAGAAACACATTCGTCAGGATACTGACACCAGGAATTAACGGCACCAGTGGAACCTGTTTAATCCATACACaaacaatcaaacacacacacacacacacacacacacacacacacacacacacaacttatataGAATTTGCTAAAGGAAATGTACACAAAGCTGTGAATCAGCTGACGAGCGCCGGGTTTATACTCCATCACACATCCAACACTGATGTTAAATAATGAATCGGAGGAATTTGGAGACAAAAAGGAGAATATTGTGATGGTGTGATATTCAGAGAGATTTCAGTTCCCTAAAATACATTCTTCCTAATCAGCAGACTATTTGAGGTTCCTTCAGAGAAACGGCCTCCATATCGACCCGAGTGCTCCATTAGTGGTGTTTATCTCTGCTATAAAGCTGCTCTTTGTTACTGCTGCTGGAATGTTCCTCTTCCTGATGGAGGAAATAAACAGCCCTGCTTCATCACCCGGACTCATGCTTCTGAGTTTCTCACTTCTTTTTGAGTAGAAACATCTCAGACAGAGCTTTTAATAGcatctacatcactactttTAAACCACAGACAGACTGGAGCTCTGGCTTTGCTTGTTTAACCCAAGTCTCGTGCTTCATTACTTCTACAGGAATCAGGAGTTATATAGTGTCATGTGGTGACCCTTAGGGAACAGTTCTGTGTCCACACTTGTTTAGACTCTTTATTCTCATAATCATCAGATTTATTTAACTGGTTCGCATTCATAATTTTGACCAAACTGATGGCCACCTGAGGAGTGTAGCAGCATGAAACGCTTTCTCACCTGGAAGCTCTTTGTGTTCTGCTGCTGCTCATGGACGGAGATGACGATGAGGCTGAGGATGAAGGCCAGGCTGAAGATGATGAGCAGCAGGACGAAGCTCCACGTAGGGAGCGCCAGGTAACTTTGTCCAAACACCAGCACTGAGCAGAGTGACACGGCACTCACCATCAGCGACAGCACACTGAACGATACGACTTCGCCCGGCGCCCAGTCCCCCAACACTGAACCCAGGTACGGCTCCCAGCGGGCACTCAGAGTCCCTGGGAACTTCTTCTGCTCCACCAGCCGCAGTTTATCTGAAAACGACTCGTACTCCTTCAGCTCGCCGCTGTCCTGTTTAACAGAGAAATCTTGTGCTTTGTAATAAATTCATATAgtagatctttttttatttatgttttaagcTACTGAAATTCTTCTGATTCTAAAATAATCTCCGCCCTCAAAagaatattatataaacatGATTGGATGATTTGTAGTTCTGTACCTCCTTGAGCTCAGACGCAGAGCTCTGCTGGCCTGGCGAGGGCGCCGGTGCATCTTTCTTCCCGCTGGCATTTTTTTCCGGCTGGAAGCGTAAAACGATAACGCTCGCAGCTACGAAGGTGTACGCTAACAGCGTGCCGATGGAGAGAAACTGGACAAGAGCCTCCAGGTCGAAGATGAGCGCTAGGACAGCCATGAGACTGCCGAACACCAAGATAGCAATGATGGGGACTTTAGTGACAGGATTAACGCGTGAGAAGACGGAAAAGAAGAGGCCGTCCTCCGACATGGCGTACACGATACGAGGCAAAGAGAAGAGGTTGCTCAGCAGCACCGTGTTCATGGCTAAagagaaacatgaaaaaaaaaatcaggaatgatatagaaatatataaataacattaaatatgaatCACTTTATTCTTCAATTTGTAGGAAAACATTTCCCCCAAAACACAACcaagtataaacacacacacagtcatacacacCGCAGATGGATCCCACAGCCACGATAAGGCCGGCCCAGCTGTACCCACGCCTGAAGAACGCGTCCGAGAGCGCCGAGTTCGGGTCGAGGGTGTTCCACGGGACCATCAGCGTCAGAACCATCGAAACCAGGATGTACGCTGTTGCTGCTAAAGCTAGCGAGATTGCTGTTGCCAAGGGAATAGCCTTCCGAGGATCACGTGCCTCTTCACTGGATGCAGCAATCACATCGAAGCCTACAAATGCGTAAAAGCAGGTGGCCGTTCCTGCCATGATGCCCGAGAAGCCATAGGGGGCGAAACCGCCTTTGCGTGCGCTCCAATTGGTCGG includes:
- the slc7a4 gene encoding cationic amino acid transporter 4 → MVSCSPAVRFCQKLNRLKTLEEDMMATSLRRCLSTLDLALLGVGAMIGSGLYVLTGAVAKDLAGPAVVLSFLIAGVASLMAALCYAEFGARVPKTGSAYMFTYVSVGEIWAFLIGWNVILEYMIGGAAVARAWSGYLDSIFDHRIRNFTESHVMRWDAPFLARYPDFLAAGVLLIASFVISFGVRVSSWLNHIFSMVSMVVIAFILIFGFALADPTNWSARKGGFAPYGFSGIMAGTATCFYAFVGFDVIAASSEEARDPRKAIPLATAISLALAATAYILVSMVLTLMVPWNTLDPNSALSDAFFRRGYSWAGLIVAVGSICAMNTVLLSNLFSLPRIVYAMSEDGLFFSVFSRVNPVTKVPIIAILVFGSLMAVLALIFDLEALVQFLSIGTLLAYTFVAASVIVLRFQPEKNASGKKDAPAPSPGQQSSASELKEDSGELKEYESFSDKLRLVEQKKFPGTLSARWEPYLGSVLGDWAPGEVVSFSVLSLMVSAVSLCSVLVFGQSYLALPTWSFVLLLIIFSLAFILSLIVISVHEQQQNTKSFQVPLVPLIPGVSILTNVFLMMKLSPLTWLRFTIWVAAGLIVYFGYGIWHSKEGLKEPRSVSARYVVLPSGSLVETVQNVQPEGHVHTHTPATNTPTPAADDTQASR